A segment of the Bacillus sp. es.034 genome:
CCCTCTATGGATAGTTATCTTTTTTCCTTGGTCCGTTTATTGATTTCTTCTGTAACGACATGAGCCAGGTCGTCATTCCCGAATAGGGATAGGACGCCTAGTATAGTGGTGTCTGGAATTTCTTCGGATTCTTCTTTGGACACGGTCAATTCGATTCCCTGCTGGAGGGCAGGATTATCTCCTTGTTGGGGATAGGCCCTTTGATAAAGTTCAGCGGGATCGAGATCGTGATTCACACACCATTGTGCGAATACAAGGATCATCATATGCTCGTCCTTCTGGTAATTTTGAATGATTTTCTCCTGCATTTCTTTAGAGTTCACTTCAAATCTCTCCTTAAACAGTAAATCTACCATTATTATAGCGAAGTTTGGGAAGGAAGCCTATTCAAATCCTTTAGTCGTCAGAGGGGGAATACATTTTTAAATGGGGGATGGAACGTGTATAATAGGAGGATAAGCAGAAACTTGTTTGATATTGAAAGGAAGATAGATAAATGAATATTACTAGTCATCATGTGGAAGAACTTAAAGACCCAACAGGTATATTAAGCGGTGATCGTTATGAAGTGATGCTTGATGTTGAAGTACCCGAAGACGATGAACTGTATTCGGAACAGGGTATTTACATAAAAGCCATTTTTGTCAGGGACGAAAATGGAGCAAGGCTGGTACAATCTGCGATCATTGAAAGAAACACGGAGTCCTTCCTGGACTTTGAATTGGAAGAAGACGAAGAGAAGCTTCTTCTTGCCTATTGCGAAGAGCATATTGCGTAAAATGTATCGAAAGCATCATCCCCTTCATTTCTGAAGAAAAGGGGATGATGCTTATTTTATTATTGGGTGAAAATGTGGGTGGCCAGAAAGGTCCAATTAGAACCCATTCTTACATTTGTGACTGATAATTCAGAGATTTAAGAGTTGGCATGGAATTTGCATGTTACTCCTATGAAAGAATGAATGGAAGGGAGAATGGTAGATGCTTGGTTATTGGGGAAAAGTGAAAAGAGGAATCGTTGTATTGACTGTTTTGGCAGTGATTGGCAGTATGGCCACTACCGGAATCACGGCCAAAAAGAATGAAAAGAACATTAAGGGGAACCTGGTGATTGTCGGAGGGGCATTAGGGAGCAGTAACTCGGATGTGTATGAAAAGTTCATTGAGTTATCCGGAGGAAAGAAGGAAGCAAAAATAGGAATCATTCCATCCGCTTCCAGTTCTTTTAAATCTTCCTTTCAATTCAAAGAAGATTTAATATCCTATGGAGTAGATGAAAAATCCATTGAAATCCTTCCTTTCTCTT
Coding sequences within it:
- a CDS encoding DUF6509 family protein gives rise to the protein MNITSHHVEELKDPTGILSGDRYEVMLDVEVPEDDELYSEQGIYIKAIFVRDENGARLVQSAIIERNTESFLDFELEEDEEKLLLAYCEEHIA